The genomic segment gaattttaaatgtctataaaaaaatatctgtgaATATACGTTTTTTGATTTTCCTAGGGTTAGAATGAaatacttatgaagaatcttgtattacattttcaagccttagctatataaatgtatatgtacttAACTACAAATTgatttgcacattttcatgactttgtcaaaatttgaacttcaaatgctataaaaaaaaaggtgcgTGTTGCAAGTATGCGCGTATGAAGTGAAACTACTTTACTAAGgcacgataaaataaatagtgacgTGGCCGACAGGTTGGAATAACAGTTCTGGTCCATCACAGCTAACGACATGTTTAAATCGAGGCTTATTAATTTTTCTCGTAGACTTTTTTCGATATATTGTTAGCATTACCCGGGATGCACCACGTATAGGTCATATATCTAGCatcctatacatttataagaatatttgtctattttttgaaaataaatatgacaatcTGAAACACTTAATAGTGATAGGTGTGGTGTACATCCTTAAGActctatatagtttttttatatagaaaagtataaaaaaacaaagaattAGAATAAACTTATTCTAATTCATCAATTTCCATGTATTCGTTGGAAGATTCATCTGTGGATATTTCTTTTGGAAAAGTAGATATTATTGGTCTATGATAGCTGAAATAAGATCTAAGTAAGTTCTTGATggtacattaggtaggtaccgtgTAAAAATCGCATCAATTGTAGTTCCTGATCTTGTTGTTGGTGTCATtggatcattattcattattaaattaagtttgtttcggaaaaaatttaaaaatgtataagtgttTTGGAGTGTTCTGAAGCAAAGTTTAAGGtccgtttaatataataatattatatatattagtggTTTGACATTTCCTCCCACAAGGGTGGAGGGATTTCGAAACCCCGCGTTACCCAGCGGCAGGGTGAGTCCTAGTGACCTCCTGGACTGAAATACAGCAAGAAAGCAAAAAGCCTTAAAGGGGGGGAGGGGGTGCCCATCTATTGTTAAATAGctgtaataaaaacttattaggtaggtaccttgtaGTAAATTGTCTTAATTTTAACACAGTGAAAGACtttcaaaatgtatagaaataactcaaataaaaaaaaaaactcaataaaaattaaaatatcaataaaaattaaatatgtagcACAAGAatagaatcaaaatatattacgatgtaggtacctatggaaAATTTTACTAtgaacatttggtgaaaatctcTAGTATCCTCGGTAGGTAATTCTAGGATTGCCAAACGGTCCAAACGTACcagatttgaatttatattataatattatagtgtcacTATAAAAGTGTTTTGGGACAGCCAATATTTTCTCGGAATCGTAATTTATAGGTTATATGTAGAGATGTATTTCTTCTATGCATAGtgcattatagtacctaccaactatacacaaaattatttttctgaacaGCCGTTTCTggcatcaaaataaaatatgcaatagctGGTACCTTTACtgtatacaaataacataagtcatattaataaataacaatattttctaatttctgGCTCATACACGTCTGACATGGTTTAAGATATCGGTTCCATATAACTACACATTTTCATGCTCAACTCAATTTACTCAATTATTTATAGTCTTAGTCAAAACGTGCAAGATAATATAGGTTTATgatgtcaaataaaaaaattgaaccagcaaaaaaaagtaattgctGGCTATATAACATGCGGcatttcattaattgtattatgtatttttaatccataggtacctacgtcgctaagtaagtaatatttacattactATTAAACTGCTATAAcagtaaatgttataataataatatatttgtcataGTTGATTTAGTACCCAAATATTAGCAATCtccatttttacattttatatatgtgacaaaatattaagctaataataattaatattttgcagTTAATTGGTAAGACTAAATATGAGTGAGTACcaggaaaatattaaatacttaatccAAAGGCCAAAAACACCGGTGATCAAACCCCCGATGCATCGTTCAATCTTTAACAATTCGATACAGagagaattcaaattaaatagggGGTGTCACCAAACTATGGGCTATGCTGAAGTCAAAGTCAATAAACCATccgagtttttaaaaaaaaataccagaaAAGTGATTAGACCATTTGTCGgtaagatttataaattatgataacataCCTATCAAGTATCAATAAGATATGAGTTTAATAGTTTATGACGTCATATTTCTGGGTAcctagattttatattaattgtttctttGTACTCATCTCAGGTCTTCATTCTTCATATATTTTGAACTAAGTGTTGCCCGGTTAACGTAGTGGTCAATGGTCATTCACTAATTTTTGACTGGGTAATTTAcagaaaatactaaaaaaactatcaaaaatCCAGTTCACTGTCCGTGTtaccctaataataataaaccgtcaccaaaaaaaaaaatcttgaggAATTTTCTGAGTGAAAACGTTGTTGACGTGGTAAGAAAGGTACCACCGTGCCCAAAACATCGAGTACAAGACAGTCGAAACGGACACATAATAGTTCTGAACGAAGCCGGCCTAGAGCCTTCGTACGTATTTAAGAAGGtacttttaaacttaatttaccAATTGGTTGTGGTGGTGGtgtcgtcaaaatattattttttttttaaatactattttatgtgATTGAAGGATTTTGGCAAATTACCTTTATATATAGagaaaactctaaaaaaaaacgaaactaTCAGGCTGGTAGAGATCGAACGGATAAAGGCGATCAAACCGCCTTTGCGTCGTTTGCCCGAAGATGAACGTTATGAGTTATTAACAGTGagtagattaaattaaattattaattacgtatAACGTATTCTCTATCCGTCATCCATTTTTGCTCCACGACCTTGACATGTGTTTCATATAGGGACTAAAAGCGAATTGGGCTGAATTGACcagacaatttttattattgccgATTCTGACGGATTCAGTGACGAAAATCAATCGGAAAACCTTTATGGAAAATCAATTGGGAAACTTGGAAAAAGATATTACCTTGTTGGAAAAGTACCCAGCCTTATACGTGTGTGATGATGACGCGTAGGCTGAGTCGTATCTAtcatggatatattttatacttattaggtAAACTTACATagagttacctacctatatcttttACGAATTGACATATTCGTTTTGTTGTCAGTTATAGTAGTATGTATATACTGCAATTCACTTACTGCACGATATCGTACTTATCTTTAATTTTGTAACttggttataaataatatatgcgaATCCGGAAACAATGATTATAccttatgtttataataaaatattaataatgttttaattaattagaaatGGTCAATTAGAACTTGAAGATTGTCTTATTAACTGTAGTACCTAATTccttcaatttaataataattaaaatccaatcataatggaaaacattttataaaaaaaaaagtatataatataacttgtaaGGCAAAACTTAAAAATCGTTATGGTTTGAGATTAAAACTAATCGGATATCATCAaactcaattttaatttttgtctgcaattttatatattatatattataataattttaaattatattagtaattataataggtacatataacgtaactatatacctaggtatggtatttataaacaattgtaagtataaaaaaatagtaaaattctGACGATTGAGTAGAAAAAGAGAATATAGCGtagatacctaactataatatagaggtCGACCTCTCAAggatctaattaatattaattagtcttGTACTTTTGCCTTGCAATCATGAAAACACTCAACTGTGAGTGAATTGCTACAAATTATagatcaaattaatataatttaaaatattatatgtattgtatattatatttaaatattacctacactTTATACAACacattatatagatagataaaattTGATAGGCACAAGtgcacaattaattaataatatagaacagttgtacaatattcaatatagcatataggcatattatagcTTTTCACTATATGTTTGtaataatgcgtataataaccatattatataggatcAAAACATATCCATAGACTTATTAATAACTCAAAACAGATGAAGTTCAGCAAAAGACCGAAAAGTTTCGTAATTGTATAGGTTAGACTGTCAGAGCTATAATAAATTTCTTgaggataacatttttaattcaataataaataatttaagggggctgcagtaGATGAAAAAacaagtgacttttagaccaataagctagacaaaactggaagaatttggtttgacagatcacagattttaattttaaaaatggattATGATTGNNNNNNNNNNNNNNNNNNNNNNNNNNNNNNNNNNNNNNNNNNNNNNNNNNNNNNNNNNNNNNNNNNNNNNNNNNNNNNNNNNNNNNNNNNNNNNNNNNNNNNNNNNNNNNNNNNNNNNNNNNNNNNNNNNNNNNNNNNNNNNNNNNNNNNNNNNNNNNNNNNNNNNNNNNNNNNtcgatcattccctagtaaatttgttgatcaatcataatccgttttcaaaatcaaaatctgtCAAAACCAAATTCTTCCTGTCTTGTCTGGCTGATTGGTCTCAAGACTCAAAgtcacttttattttaattgattgaaACCCCTCAATGATACCTTTATGATACagagtttaaatatattgaaaaacattataacaaacaaaattaatgtttagattggtcaaatctacattagttttgatttttgacaaaacctgccGCAACCCCCTTAATACGGAAAACTTTATTGAGCGAAGACAGTCTGTGGCGTCTCCGCGTCTGTCACcctattttctatgaatattttattattgggtgTAGCTAAGTCTAGCAAGCCTAGCTCAACGAAATGTGTACCTAATTGTTATCTCCTCCGAAATAATTGGgctaatttttttgaaacttgaaaaatataatattgttaaatatctGAAAGGTGCATAGATAAAGTTTGGCATTTCTAAatcattaagtaatttattatgattaattactTATCTATAGAACAAGAAAATGACAACAAGAAGATGTCCTGAATCCTGACTGACTAATTAATACGTAGTATGTATATTACTTACACAGCCAAAATTATGATGACTAATAATTAGAGACTTTAATTTTTCATGGTACATACCTAATTTCCTTCCGACCATGTTAAAGTGCACTAATAAATGATTcttaaaaattcacattttaaatattagcttACGTGGGATTTTGTTATGGCAGACGAATATTGGATATtctttgtatacaaattatatggtTGCCAATAGTtaccgaaaaataaaatagttattataattggatataaatacataattaatcaGTGATGATCTaccagaaatttaaaatttcataattaaaaaaggtgggcaagtggatgtcgctctgcagtACAGCAGGTTACTGTCAAtaccattattaattattatttaatgttattcgttataatataggtactcatatttttattagcaaTGAATTATTTCAGTAAGCAAGTGAGGGGGTCTCGAGGCGTAGGCTCTCCTGGTCACATTACTTTCGACTATTCTAGCTCCCTAAAAATTCAACCAAATTTCCACCTATGCAAAAGTCACCTTcaacttgatattttttttattcattgcttTTATTTAAGTTCTATTGGCTATTGCCTATATGATCtatgatcaaaataaatattaaaataacttaccgcaaataaattttatttgaattcaaatcgTAATtcaagtgaataataattaataagtaataacttccATCTATTTATACAGGTACGTTATACCCAGAGCTGCATTTAGGGGGggccctgggtacaactgccccgggcgccagtatCTTAGGGGCCCCAAAATGTTGtagccagaaatatgtttacttgtgatattaaattgtatatttactatttataacagtatatgtataaagtttattagtatatgctgtttggcatttttttaattaatattaatttgcatagttttatataattttattttatttattcatgaaatacctacaacctacttaaatatgttgaaaaaaaacaatttatatgatgaattataagcaaggtttaggtgacataaattcaaatgtatctttgcggagagagaatcaagcaattactaaacaatatttttaaaaaaagcacacattgtaaaacaaatattcttttctgtgctcaaaatctaaaaggttaatgaggatctagctcccatattttccgtgggtaggccccttaggggaagcaattttttttcactggagcttagggggcgccaatttttttttgcaccggggcgcaaaatgtctaaatgcggcactggtTATACCTAGAACTATACACAGTACTAGATGATAGAGTAGGTACACGGTAAATGGTAATATAGGTAAGATGATAAAATTAATCCGTCAACagtcaaaacaatttaaaatttttaaatataaacaggtacctattatattattatatttgatctatattctatatagaatatattataaacatatcattatatctaATTATTGGACTCTGTAGACTGTACAAGCGATAAAATATAAGAcaagcaatatatatatatatttaggtatatatttataatgggcggcaatttatttaagtattcgAGTGGGGGAAATAGCTTTATTTTTGTTAGTCAATAAGCATTCTGTCATTGCGATTGCGGCATCGCGATGAACACTATTCCAGTTgttttatgaatacctacagGCTTACAATACGCGAGGTTGTTGCATTTTTACAATTGTTGTAGCGTTTCGAAAAATACGatcaaaacaaacaatattatttagaacaaaataacGTAATAACGCATTAGTTATATTAAACCAGacggtatttatttttcgtgattttttttcataactattatttgtGTAAATCGTTGTGTAGTGTTTCCAAACAATTCAGAGGTGCACGATTTATTTAATACCTGCTCTTACAATACGAATTTCGAGTAAGTATAATcgtttatagcatattatactatactttcTGTGCTGTTgaacatcaataaaatattattgccataaaaataatttaacaatctaataaaatatcatattaggtactataatactatttagtacctatatatatatatatactataataggtacatatagttcAAACTAGCTAGGtatcataattaattcattatctcatacacatacacattatttaaggtaggtacctactacttacctacatacctatctatttactatcaaaaaatatagatatactaACAGATACCTAACATCTATACATATGAAATAtgtggttataaaatatatgtatacacggaATGTAATCTGGCCATATTAGGGAttagattacataatattatacattatactataatataggtacgtctatacctaatgttaaccaagcattataacaaaaaaaataatttaaaatgtaatctcaattatttaatatacatatctaCTCATACAACACAGTAGGTTCCTACATATACTACagatataactatattagtgtataaacaaatttaaatgaatctggtttattataaattataactagtaTAGTAGTAACGACATAATAATCcaatttacttataattgtatttttaattgttttttatttatgattttaatttatttatcattatggCCAATGGGTAATAAATCTTATGTATTCAATTGTATTTGGAATTGACTGAAAAcggttttatatacctaattcaataatgtaatttcttataaattgaactttaattattataagcacattaaaataaaattctgtaAAATGAAAAAGCAAAAAATGGGACCTAACCTCCGGTTCTGATTCCAGTActaaatgttttcatttaaaggttttggttttaaaaatatatgaattataagtGTTAAtataggacgtaggtatatgCAGTGTCAtattagtaatagtaataacaatatgaatatatcataaaatatacttgttgATCTAGGCTTACaggttttcgctcagaatcgtgatatgaatttagttatttatttatttggtattttcAATTTCGTATGCTtttggtacctactacataattctattaattcagtaccgacagtacctaataatttaattctatgTACATATAGAAAAGCTTTTGACTATTTcctgtgtttaataatatttatgatttttattattttaaaccatattagtgggtatttatatagatattaaaaaaaataataataacttaacttaaattaagttaataagttaattgaaaatgttcatataacttttaacttacctgagttaaaaaaaaaatatgttgaccattaactttgaaatttttaaaatgttttccatcaacttaacttaattcagttaaaatgtatcattaacttgcccaagCTTGTATATTAATTGTGCTAGGACATATATGTGACATTTGAACTGGGACCAATCGAAAGAGGGGGCTCACCAACTGCAGCCAAACCTAATTAGTACctagtgtatacatatttatcataatttgggataaataaaaagttgactGAATAACAAAAACAGGTTAAAAAAGtttagttcatattttattatattatatagtatcatattaCGGTGAATGGTATCCTTTCGTATCCGACAAATCTCAATCACACGATATAAAtacgtacctaggtactatacatacctacttactgtCGTCTGCCATACGATCTATGAaccggtaaagcacgattgagcatattACAGCTTTTTAGCAACACGattgagaatataatatgttggcgACGTTGCCACATTCTCGTTGCcgacattttgtaatttattatttcttaatttatttactatcttaatttattaatctaaatattctgaaaatatcattgggtataatatatagtaaaacatattaacatattataatataggtacgtaaatgTTTTAAGTCATCGCggaaaatgtttttgaattacgatAAAGTAactatgtaatattgttattatttatttatatgtatttatactatttttaatatttgtcaactgccattgtaacaatatattagaagccttgtattaattttcaagcttttttacccaataaataaaattttattgacatttgtagaaaaaaagaactaaaaaaacCGAAAGtcgaaaatgtccgtaaacatctcaaaacaagtcaaatatttttaaaattttatcaagtatagaaattgataaaataaacatatgatataaatacctaatttcaAGTGTGTAtagtttttcgtttttgaattagaacaaaataggAAAATTGCTAAGTAAGAAATCGAATAAATATCcattcttgtaaaaatatgaacttcgaAAGCTCATAAAAACTTGCTTGTGgacctttttttttgataaagatagacaaaattatgagaaatcttgtattactttttcaaatcttagatttaaaagaaaatttttatgaatttctaactcaaaataatttgcacattttcgtgaattttacgtattttgtcaatatttaaactttataaatggttataaaaaaaaattgtgactatggatttttaatatttttcatctgttttgaaacaatatattaggagccttttattaaattttcaagcttttttacccaacaaataaagttttattgacattcaaagataaaaaactaagaaaattggaaactgaaaatgtccgtaaaccgctcaaaataagtcaaaatattttgaaaatttaatggtgTACTgcagaaaatgaaaatataaacaaccagtaaaattgtcatgtatctacggtcatttgttttagagttacaccaaaaaccaaaatcgattttctcgaaaaccaattttgcgtaagaatttccgtttttcctacatttttatttttattttctcggtgcttttgaaaactattgggaattttaaattttaacctcccgattgcaccaactaaattcactttcccatcgaacaagatactgttgaagaaaatcgaagcagttctAGTGCCCCAAACGGTGGTAacacacaaaaatttaaaaaaaaaacccatatctttgtaaaatcaatacgctctgctcagaatctaaaattattttattttttatttacagattataatttttaaaatgaaattcatattgtgtgtatttttgTTTGGCGTTCTGTGGAGTTCTCCATcctacagtttaaaaaaaatacgtgtgGGTTTAGGTGAACCAAATTCACCGTTAACTAAAAATGTGATCGACACTGAAGACAAATGGTTTCTGCAAAAACTGGATCATTTTAATCCTACTGATAATAGAACGTGGAAACAGGTACATTAGTTTACTTCAAAagtttatctatataattatctttctatgtgttatattttacgtgaattgaaattaaatgtaacattttttaagagATATCAAGTAAATCAGAAGTATTACAAGAAGGATGGTCCTGTGTTTTTGATGATAGGAGGAGAAGGTCCAATTTCAGCCAAATGGATGTACAGTGGGGCTTGGATTGATTATGCTAAAGAATTTAATGCTTTATGTTTGCAATTAGAACATCGATATTATGGAAAAAGCCATCCTACTGAGTaagaattgtattaaatatcgttacaatgaaatattaatataccatttacttaggtcatattattagctattactatattataatatattgttttaatcataaaatatgtatttaagcatattaattttaaataaaaattaatttgatataattatataaaatatatatataatagtacctagcatgtttctttttttagataaaaacttTACcgggaacatattatatttattaaatttatatcaatgttttatgtaaaaatctaaacatttaaGCAATACTGTACAAATAGTATTTTCTTTGTATAGTATGTGCCTATAGGcattaatttgaacatttttcatttttttttatgtctcaatataactatttttatattttagagatATGAGTACCAAAAATTTAGTATACTTGAGTAGTGAGCAAGCATTAACAGATTTGGCTGAATTCATTGTCAATATTCGAACAAATTACGATATTCCAACTACTGCTAAATGGGTAGCATTTGGAGGATCTTACCCAGGATCTTTGGCTGCATGGTTGAGAATGAAATTCCCACATCTAGTGTACGCTGCAGTATCTTCAAGTGGTCCCTTATTggcaaaaatagattttaaaggTATGTTATAAGTTTCAacttaaattattctaaaattaatgttaatctAATAACGgcagttgtaataatattacgaaatagatacctaaattaaaaacatataattttaaacagctAATTATTGTGAGTGAATTTCACTATTGTACCCAGCTATAGGTTAATGActtaatgtcaataaataataatttaaagtagtaATTGTTAAATTACTTAAACTTTATGAACTCAGGAACAATCAATAGGTACCAATACTTGATTTGGtactgaataatttaatttctatttcgTGCGTCTACTTTTATTTTCGTAGAATATTTCAAAGTGGTTGAAAATGCATTAGCAACGTATTCTCCAGATTGTGTATCACAAATAAAAGAAGCAAATCAAATGATTGATAGCcaaattaaaacaatcaaaggagcaaaattaattgaaaataaattcaagtaATATTCATACTAAAAATTAACCCAATTTTaacacatataggtaggtacctaaagctTAGACTTCATCGTTATTTTTCAGATTATGCGATCCCTTGgatataaacacaaaaaatgaTGTAGCGAACTTGTTCGAGACTTTGGCAGGAAATTTTGCTGACATTGTACAATACAATAAGGACAATAGATTTTATGAAAACTTTGAACGATCATTAGTAACATTGGAAACTTTATGTGATGTAATGGTCAACAAATCAAAAACAACTccagtaagtatttaatttatgatgtgTAGGCGCCTGACATTAAATTGTAGATTCTAAGTAGAGCAATTAAGACAGTAAAcgtaattttatacaat from the Acyrthosiphon pisum isolate AL4f chromosome X, pea_aphid_22Mar2018_4r6ur, whole genome shotgun sequence genome contains:
- the LOC100162849 gene encoding putative serine protease K12H4.7, with translation MKFILCVFLFGVLWSSPSYSLKKIRVGLGEPNSPLTKNVIDTEDKWFLQKLDHFNPTDNRTWKQRYQVNQKYYKKDGPVFLMIGGEGPISAKWMYSGAWIDYAKEFNALCLQLEHRYYGKSHPTEDMSTKNLVYLSSEQALTDLAEFIVNIRTNYDIPTTAKWVAFGGSYPGSLAAWLRMKFPHLVYAAVSSSGPLLAKIDFKEYFKVVENALATYSPDCVSQIKEANQMIDSQIKTIKGAKLIENKFKLCDPLDINTKNDVANLFETLAGNFADIVQYNKDNRFYENFERSLVTLETLCDVMVNKSKTTPLDRYADVNSKLLSINNLTCTQHVYTKMIDSYLNTSWNSDSAAGGRQWTYQTCTEFGFYQTSSQEDHAFGDKFPAKFFIDMCSDIFGKLYNLDLLSNAIKRSNMMYGELNIKENRVIYVHGSVDPWHALGITHTKTKNNVAIYIEGTAHCANMYPPSPTDLPQLKNARETIRAFLSEWLTENDIDDSSEVNNIQFKYKV
- the LOC100574274 gene encoding uncharacterized protein LOC100574274 yields the protein MSEYQENIKYLIQRPKTPVIKPPMHRSIFNNSIQREFKLNRGCHQTMGYAEVKVNKPSEFLKKNTRKVIRPFVENTKKTIKNPVHCPCYPNNNKPSPKKKILRNFLSENVVDVVRKVPPCPKHRVQDSRNGHIIVLNEAGLEPSYVFKKDFGKLPLYIEKTLKKNETIRLVEIERIKAIKPPLRRLPEDERYELLTGLKANWAELTRQFLLLPILTDSVTKINRKTFMENQLGNLEKDITLLEKYPALYVCDDDA